The DNA region GCGCTCGACAGGGTGCTGGCGGCGGAGAAGCCTGCGGGGAGGACGACCAAGTCCCTGCCCGGCCTCATCACGTACTTCGCCCGATCCACCACCAAGGTCAGTCCATTCAGCCGCCACACCGCGGTGCACGTCGATGTTGATGGGGTGGACGCGATACGCGGTCCTCGTGCAGCGGACATCCACGTGACGCGGTCAGAGACGACGATCTCCCGGCTGCTCTACCGCAGGCTTTTCCGTCTCCTCGCAGCCGACGCGACGTACCGCGAGCACCTGGGATGGAAACGCTCCGACCTGATCCATGCTCCTGCTCACGGGGGGATAAAGATCAGCCGACGACGATGGCTCGATGGGGCCGGCCTCCTCGACACCTTCTCGGAGGACGTGGTGACGCTGCCCGACGCCCCGATGTGGCGCCTACTACTCGGGCTCCTTCCCGGAGGATCGTCGACGAGTCTGGACTCGGTGCGCCGCACCCTCGCAGCGGCTGTGGATGACCCGGCTGCCGCTGAGCAGCTCACCGAGAAGCTTGTCGGGCTCGGAGTTCTGGTTCCCGTCATGCCGGTGTCCGAACAGTCCGACACCTTCTCCTCGCGATGGGAAGACCTGCTCGCGGCGCTTCCGCCGTCCGCGGAGGCGCTCCGCCGTCTGCACGCGGAGACGGACTCGACGCGCATCCAGCTCCGCACGCTTGACGGCACGACGCGTGCGGCCATGATCCTGAAGCTCCGGGCCGCGTGGCGCGCTGCGCTCACCACGGTCGACGATGGCGACGCCATCCTCGACGACCCGCGCGCTGGGGTGGCGAATGTGTTCCTCGAGGATTCCTTCACCGACGCCGGCCCGACCCCCGTCCCTGACCGCACCACCTGGAGCGAAGACTTCTCCGCGCTCTTCCCCCTCCTCGACGCCACGGACGACCAGCGTCTGATCGAAGCCGCCGTGAGGTCTTGCTTCCTCGCTGCCTACGGTGAGGACGGCGTGTGCGTCGACCTGCACGAGTTCGCCGACCGTCTTCGCGAGGAGCTCCCGGCTCGCATGACGGATGCCGTCACCGCGTCACCCTCGGCCGAGCTGCCGCTCCTGCGCGCCGCGGGTGCAACGCTCATCCGTCGTCTCATCGCCGAGGATGAGGATCAGGTCGAGATCACGGTGCAGGATCTGCGCGACCTGCGAGAGCTCGCCGAGGGCGCACCCCGGATGCGCACCGCCTCCTACGCCGTCTTCGGGCAGGCGACGGGTGAGACCCTCGTGCTCAACCACGTCTACGGGGGAGAGGCCAAGTTCGTCGGACGTTTCCTGGCAGACAGCGACCCCGAGACCATCGACGCCGCGCGTCGGTACGCGCGCTCCTTCCACGCCCCGAGCACCCCGGCGTTGCAGATCCGACCCACCCTCGGCTTCAATGCCAACCTCGCACCCGCCCTCCTCGATGGAGACATCGCCATCCCCGACGAGCCCGCCGACGGCGACGCCGCACCCATCTCGTCACTGCATCTGACCCTCACGTCACGCGGGCTCGCCCTCATCGATGCCCAGAGAGGGAACGAAGTGGACGTCGCATACCTGGGCTTCCTCGTTCCCCACGCGCTACCGTCGATGGAGCTCCTCCTCGCCTCATACCGCAGTACCCCGCACGTGTCCTGGGCTGAATCCACGTCCGTCCTCGTCGACGGGATCCGACGCGACCCCAGGGTCATCGTCCGGACGCCTCGTGTTGTCTTCCGTTCGATCGTCCTCTTGCGACGCCGCTGGGCTCTGCGAGCCGACCAGCTGCTCTCGATGCTGGATGGTTCGGCCGCGGCCTTCCGTGCTGTCAACGTGTGGCGCGTAGAGCACGCGATCCCCGAGATGGTCTACGTCCATCGACTGCGCGCACCGTCGCACGATCCCTTCTCCTCCGATCGCGCCCCCAAGCCGGCGTTCGTCGACTTCATGAGTCGGCTCGGCGTCCAACATCTGGCCAAGCGACTGGTGGACCACGGGGATGAGCTCCTCCTCGAGGAGTTCCTGCCTGAGCCCTCTTCCGACACCCATCACCACGCGACCGAGATCTACTTCGAGGTCAACGACATCAAGGACCAGGACCACCGATGATCTCGACACTCCGCATCGACCATCATGCGCCGCACAAGGCCGACCTCATCCGCGTCCTCATCACTGCCCTCGCGCCGCTCTCCGATCAGCCAGACGTACGCACCTGGTGGCTGCATCGGCACTGGAAGCTGGGACCCCATCTGCTCGTGCTGGTGGAGACAGTATCTGACCCGCTGCCGGATACGGTTTCCCTGATCGAGCGGGCTGCGGGCGCCGCCGTCCGCGCATGCCCTAGCGACAACCCCGTCGATCCCGAGCAGTGGATCTTGACGTCCGTCGCCCTCGGTCGCGCCGAGCTCGTCGAGGGCCCATATGGACCAGTGCGCCCCGACAACACCATCAGCTGGGTGACGGATGGTGCGCTCGACACGTTCATCCGCGATGAAGCGGCCCTCGAGGTCAAGGGTCGCCTCACCGCCGCCGGCCTGCCCGTGCTCGCGGACGCCTCCGCCCGTGGTGAAGACGCGCGCACATCGGCGCTCATCGGGATGATGACGCTCGCCACCGCCTACCCCGACGGAGGCATGACGCGCGGATACCTGGCCTTCCTCTCGCACTGGAAGGAGTTCCTCCACTGGCTTCCCGCAGGCGCCGACATCGAGTCCTCTTGGGCTGCGGCGTACGACGAGCAAAAGGACTTCCTCGACGCTCTTCTCCGGGATGTCGCCACGCCCGACGACCGGCCCGGAGCAGAGGCGCAGCAGTGGCGTGGCTGGGCCCAGGAGGCCCACGATCCCGCCCGTGATCTGGCCCGGCGCGGCCTCGTCCTGCCGTATCCACACGCCGATCGGTTCGACCTCGCGAAGGGGATGGGCGACGACCTCGGACGCCGTTGGGGAGGGGACGACGACCGGAGCTACAGCGACTTCCACGTGCAGTTCCGTAAGCTCGACTTCACGCGCCTGGGTGACTCCGACGCGTTCAGCGCCTACCGCTTCACCATCAACTGCTTCTTCGATCTCGTCACGCTCATGGATGTGAGCCCGCTCGAGCGGTACGCGCTCGCGTACTTCTTGACGCGGGCGGTAGAGGATCAGACCGAGACGACGTGGTCGGACATCGTCGCCAGGGGAGTGGCCCGACAGGCCCTCGATCCGGACGCGCATCCGACGCTGCCCTGGCGCGGCCGATGAGCGCCGTCATGCCGGACGAAGTGGTCAGGCTCCGCCCCTCCATCATCATTGCGGAGAAGGAAGAAGCGATCGCGTTCTCCTCGTGGAACGCCACTGTGCATCTTCGAGGGTCCAATTCCGTTGCCCTCTGGCATGCGATCCGACCCAGCCTGGCAGGGGGCATCAGCGAGGAGGCGCTCGTCGAAGCCCTGCCTGAGGGGAACGTGCGTCACGTCGTGGCGGACCTTCTCTCGGACCTCGGGACGAACAACCTCCTCGAGGTCGTCGATGAGAAAGCAGCCGGCACGAGGCTCTCGGAGGACATCAAGCGCTGGATCGGGTCGAAGACCGTCCGTGCCGCCGCCGTGACGCGTCGACTGTCCGTGATGGCACTGACGGTGTCCGGCACCGATGCTCACCTCCTGCGACTCGTCCAAGCTCGCCTCGAAGATGCAGGGCTCTCGGCGTCCCTGGAGCTGCGGCCGGACAGCAGGGTCGATGCAGAGATACACATCGACTCCGGCACGCTGTCTGGGTCCGTCGTCGTCATCCAGACCCTCGGCACCACCCTCGTCGGTCCCGTACCCGCAGGACCTTCAATTACAGCCATGCTGCTCTTGGCGGACCGTCATCGCTCAGACGGCGTGCGCCTGACGGGACTCGACGATGTCACGACCGAGCTCGCCGCATCGCAGGCCCTTCTAGCCATCCTCTCCACCGCGGTGACAGCTGAGGAGGCCGCTCACTCGTCATCGGCGCCACCTGCGAGCTCGAGCGTGGCCGACACGCCTCAGGTCTACGTGACCGACGCGTTCGCCGTCTCCGAGCTCCATCCGCTCACGATCGCCTGGCCCCATTCGCTGATCAGTGCAATTGGCTCGGTCTCCGTCATGCAGGGCGACCAGCTCAGCAGCTCGGAGACGCACGGCGAGACGCCGCCCGCAGCCGAGATGGAGTCGCTCAAGGCCCTCTGGGACCGGCACGGTGGCGCCGTCAGCGAGCCGCACCCGCGGGACCTCCCCCAGATCCCATACGCCCTCGCGACCTGCCGAGATCTGGACACGGACTATGTCGCCCTGGGCATCGGCAGCCAGCTTGACGTCGCTAGATGGGACGCCCTCCGTCACGCACTGCGAGCGTCTATCCCACCCGAGTGGAGCGTCCGCCTCGGACTAGGTAGGAGCGGAGCGGAGGCTCGGGACGACGCAATCCTGCAGTGGATCTCTTCGCCGTCGGCCCGCGTTCGGTGGGACGCCTCGACCGAGATCACCACTGACCGGTCTCCGGCGGCTCGCCGCGCCTGGTCCACGGCCACCCTGCGTCTCGGGGCGACAGTCGGCGTGCACGCGGAGCTCACCCGCGTTGGCTCCCTGTCCCTTCACCGTGTTCGCGCGACCACCGGCGTACACCGCGTGGACGTGTATTCCCAGGATCAGGACCAGGCCCTCACCGGAGCGCTCGTCCGCCTCGGCGGGCTCCTGCAGGCGAATGCGACCGCCGGCCAGGGGCCCGGGCAGGGCGGCTCGGGTGGCCAGGGGAGCGCGGCACCAGCGATCAGCGTCGGGCCGGGTCTATCCGATTGGGCCAAGGCCATGGGTCTGCGCGTGCGCGATGTGGATAGCGGGCAGGCGGCGCTCCACGCGGCGGTGGTCGAGTCATGACATTGACGACGCCCGGGGTCGACAGCTGGCCCACAGATCTCACTTCCTTCCGGTCGATCCACCTGCCAACGAGCTCAGGCATCGGGCAGATCGCATTGCTGGACACCACGCTCGTCATCGGCCCCGTAGCCAGTGGCCGCGGTGCCTCCCGAACAGCGTGCGGTAAATGCGTCACGCTCTGGCACGCAGACCGGAACAACGCCTTTGATTCCCACTTCGCGGAGTCCCCCGGTGTACCCGACCACCTCCGCGCAGTAGCTGATGGGCTCACCGCGTTGTTGGTCGCCGAACCCGAGCGCTTCGTCGCACGAACGGCGTGCCTGGACATCACCAACGGCACCCTCACCTGGCACCATGTGCACTCGCACCCGCTCTGCTCGAACTGCGGCTGGGTGTCGGACGACCTCCCTCGGTCCCTCCCGGACGAGCTCGACCGCACGGAGACCGTGGACGCCCGCTCGTGGCGTGTCCGGTCCTTCGACCGCCAAGTGCTCCGCGATGCCCTCGTGGACTATAAGTGGGGTCCCCTCGTTC from Clavibacter sp. A6099 includes:
- a CDS encoding lantibiotic dehydratase C-terminal domain-containing protein — its product is MISTLRIDHHAPHKADLIRVLITALAPLSDQPDVRTWWLHRHWKLGPHLLVLVETVSDPLPDTVSLIERAAGAAVRACPSDNPVDPEQWILTSVALGRAELVEGPYGPVRPDNTISWVTDGALDTFIRDEAALEVKGRLTAAGLPVLADASARGEDARTSALIGMMTLATAYPDGGMTRGYLAFLSHWKEFLHWLPAGADIESSWAAAYDEQKDFLDALLRDVATPDDRPGAEAQQWRGWAQEAHDPARDLARRGLVLPYPHADRFDLAKGMGDDLGRRWGGDDDRSYSDFHVQFRKLDFTRLGDSDAFSAYRFTINCFFDLVTLMDVSPLERYALAYFLTRAVEDQTETTWSDIVARGVARQALDPDAHPTLPWRGR